In Fluviicola taffensis DSM 16823, the following are encoded in one genomic region:
- a CDS encoding IS1 family transposase — protein MLCHFCNNACVRKGWSKNTQKYRCKTCFKYQREQYVYSSRLITDQQIIQLTKEGCGIRSTGRILNISPTTVIKRILKIATHLTRSSPILFGQTYQVDELFTYIGNKNNRVCVADSLNPKTREVIDIVLGRRNKSNLKKIISTLVLSDAKQITTDKLNIYKELVPKELHSTKHRGINHIERQNLNLRTHLKRLNRRTICFSKSIRMLDAVLRIYFWFGAKTIL, from the coding sequence ATGCTATGCCACTTTTGTAATAATGCCTGCGTCAGAAAAGGATGGAGTAAGAATACTCAAAAATATCGTTGTAAAACGTGTTTCAAATACCAGCGCGAACAATACGTTTATTCATCCCGTCTAATCACAGACCAACAAATTATCCAACTTACAAAAGAAGGATGTGGAATCAGGAGTACCGGAAGAATATTAAATATTTCTCCCACTACCGTTATTAAAAGGATTTTGAAGATTGCTACACACCTTACAAGATCATCTCCAATTTTATTCGGGCAAACTTATCAGGTAGATGAGTTATTTACTTATATCGGAAATAAGAATAATCGAGTTTGTGTTGCCGATTCCTTAAACCCTAAAACAAGAGAAGTAATAGATATTGTGCTTGGCAGACGAAATAAAAGTAACCTCAAAAAGATCATATCTACTTTAGTCTTGTCCGATGCAAAGCAAATCACAACAGACAAACTGAATATTTACAAAGAACTTGTTCCAAAAGAACTCCATTCTACCAAGCATAGGGGAATCAATCACATTGAACGTCAGAACCTCAATTTGAGAACTCACTTAAAACGATTGAACCGAAGGACTATTTGTTTTTCAAAATCGATCAGAATGCTGGATGCAGTTTTACGAATATATTTTTGGTTTGGAGCGAAAACAATTCTGTGA
- a CDS encoding RHS repeat-associated core domain-containing protein: protein MNVLTGAPNKLRVAGETPAIQRNFDVTPSDNYELIYTQTENNSVTFTVEQSSNGTTGWSTLMNTTSTNGTHTRNFTPTQAYLRVKYSGSAAFSLANMTLVGTDTDTSYSLIARGDYRYGYQGSEMDNEVKGDGNSYTTFYRMLDPRLGRWFSTDPVFQPYQSPYNSMDNNPILLNDKLGDYTKEEADKMAARGSANGYMTRVVESKLRPGDFGVQYIAVRSEGSYTKTQFYGKFKGIGKEGFKKASGFENHQWFAKKQEIENKVRESQESSVNEASVTAIPLGTAATTTTGTAITVEAIAAAGVMALPLALVSGDTKRTPEPVYSYYYRAMSTEEFTSTGGYLVDLKTSGEGPHIRPELSYITNAKFIQKGNYDVVVRYTSYISNTAMMSSTFHYIPGTGSGNTVFNSARKIGMWYVKYEKGVSFGFPGSSTMIFNASLIGKPTVIKNLK from the coding sequence ATGAATGTACTCACAGGTGCACCCAATAAGCTGCGCGTAGCTGGAGAAACACCAGCCATTCAGCGCAATTTTGATGTTACTCCGAGCGACAATTACGAACTGATCTATACGCAAACTGAAAACAATTCTGTAACTTTCACGGTAGAACAAAGTTCTAATGGAACAACAGGCTGGAGTACACTGATGAATACCACAAGCACAAACGGAACACATACGAGAAACTTTACGCCCACACAGGCTTATTTGCGTGTGAAGTATAGTGGAAGTGCTGCTTTCTCCTTGGCCAATATGACGCTGGTTGGCACCGATACAGATACTTCTTATTCGTTGATAGCGAGAGGTGATTATCGTTATGGCTATCAGGGAAGCGAAATGGACAACGAAGTGAAGGGTGATGGAAATAGTTATACTACTTTTTACCGAATGCTCGATCCAAGGCTTGGAAGATGGTTTAGTACAGACCCAGTTTTCCAACCATATCAAAGTCCTTATAACTCCATGGATAATAATCCAATTTTATTGAATGATAAACTTGGTGATTATACAAAAGAAGAAGCTGATAAAATGGCAGCAAGGGGTTCTGCAAATGGTTATATGACTAGAGTTGTTGAAAGTAAATTAAGACCTGGAGATTTCGGTGTTCAATATATTGCAGTAAGATCTGAAGGAAGTTACACAAAGACACAATTTTATGGGAAGTTCAAGGGTATTGGTAAAGAAGGTTTTAAAAAAGCATCAGGTTTTGAAAATCATCAGTGGTTTGCTAAGAAACAAGAAATCGAAAACAAAGTAAGAGAGTCACAGGAATCCAGCGTCAATGAAGCTTCAGTAACTGCAATACCACTAGGTACAGCCGCAACTACAACTACAGGAACAGCAATTACAGTAGAAGCTATAGCAGCAGCAGGTGTTATGGCATTGCCTCTTGCCTTAGTATCGGGCGATACAAAAAGGACACCAGAGCCTGTTTATTCATATTATTATCGTGCAATGTCAACAGAAGAATTTACAAGCACAGGTGGATATTTAGTAGATTTAAAGACATCTGGTGAAGGACCTCATATAAGACCAGAATTGTCTTATATTACAAATGCTAAATTTATTCAGAAAGGTAATTATGATGTTGTGGTTAGATATACTTCCTATATATCTAATACTGCTATGATGTCATCTACTTTTCATTACATCCCCGGAACAGGCAGTGGAAATACTGTTTTTAATTCGGCAAGGAAAATAGGTATGTGGTATGTTAAGTACGAAAAAGGAGTTTCTTTTGGCTTCCCTGGTAGTTCAACAATGATTTTTAATGCTTCTTTAATCGGAAAACCGACAGTTATAAAAAACCTAAAATGA